A section of the Flavobacterium sp. CG_23.5 genome encodes:
- the rpsG gene encoding 30S ribosomal protein S7: MRKRAAKKRPLLPDPRFNDQLVTRFVNNLMWDGKKSTAFKVFYDAIDIIESKKQDAEKPSLEIWKDALTNVMPHVEVRSRRVGGATFQIPMQIRPDRKISMAMKWLILYSRRRNEKSMAQRLASECLAAAKEEGAAVKKRMDTHKMAEANKAFSHFRF; the protein is encoded by the coding sequence ATGAGAAAAAGAGCGGCAAAGAAAAGACCACTTTTACCAGATCCAAGGTTTAATGACCAACTGGTAACACGTTTTGTGAACAACTTAATGTGGGATGGAAAAAAATCGACAGCGTTTAAAGTATTTTATGATGCAATTGACATCATTGAGTCTAAAAAGCAAGATGCGGAGAAACCATCATTAGAAATATGGAAAGATGCTTTAACTAACGTTATGCCTCACGTAGAAGTACGTAGTCGTAGAGTAGGTGGAGCTACGTTCCAAATTCCGATGCAAATTCGTCCAGACAGAAAGATTTCTATGGCAATGAAGTGGTTAATACTTTATTCTAGAAGAAGAAACGAAAAATCTATGGCTCAAAGGCTAGCGTCAGAATGTTTAGCTGCGGCTAAAGAAGAAGGTGCTGCTGTTAAGAAAAGAATGGATACTCACAAAATGGCAGAAGCTAATAAAGCATTCTCTCACTTTAGATTTTAA
- the rpsL gene encoding 30S ribosomal protein S12: MPTIQQLVRTGRTQITKKSKSVALDSCPQRRGVCTRVYTTTPKKPNSAMRKVARVRLTNGNEVNAYIPGEGHNLQEHSIVLVRGGRVKDLPGVRYHIVRGALDTSGVAGRTQRRSKYGAKRPKEAKK, encoded by the coding sequence ATGCCAACAATTCAACAATTAGTAAGAACAGGAAGAACTCAGATAACTAAGAAGAGTAAATCGGTTGCTTTAGATTCTTGTCCTCAAAGAAGAGGGGTTTGTACGCGTGTTTACACTACAACACCAAAAAAACCAAACTCTGCAATGCGTAAAGTAGCGCGTGTACGTTTGACAAATGGTAATGAAGTAAATGCCTACATCCCTGGTGAAGGACACAATTTACAAGAGCACTCGATAGTATTAGTTAGGGGTGGAAGGGTAAAAGATTTACCAGGAGTTAGATATCACATCGTTCGTGGTGCACTTGATACGTCAGGAGTAGCAGGAAGAACGCAAAGAAGATCTAAGTATGGTGCTAAACGCCCAAAAGAAGCAAAAAAGTAA